From one Corvus cornix cornix isolate S_Up_H32 chromosome 21, ASM73873v5, whole genome shotgun sequence genomic stretch:
- the TMEM51 gene encoding transmembrane protein 51 isoform X1 produces the protein MNRCRGGCRAFAVCRALTTASLLPPELAACPGRGPHACQQGCSPPAPSHAVTWAQPGPPAAMAQSRANGSHYALTAIGLGMLVLGIIMAVWNLVPGFGPPDKPGSHAGNSSKPDRGSGGILKSKTFSVAYVLVGAGLLLLLLSICLNIRDKKRQSEDLAITHVQRQVSAEPSQQEDSQEEDEDISSQYYVPSYEEVMNTGYSEPRDSDRSNRLSISLPSYESLAGLDDSSQAPGAAGTEPSPERQPSRHSSRLSKRLKPLKVRRIKSEKLHLKDIRLNLAQGNSSVPITIEPLTPPPKYEEIQEKMPASQQMP, from the exons ATGAATCGGTGTCGTGGTGGCTGCAGAGCCTTTGCTGTTTGCCGTGCACTCACCACGGCTTCCCTTCTGCCCCCAGAGCTTGCTGCCTGCCCGGGGAGGGGGCCGCACGCatgccagcagggctgcagccccccTGCCCCGAGCCATGCGGTGACGTGGGCACAGCCCGGCCCTCCAGCAGCCATGGCCCAGTCCCGGGCCAACGGGTCCCACTACGCCCTGACAGCCATCGGGCTGGGCATGCTCGTCCTCGGCATCATCATGGCTGTGTGGAACCTCGTGCCCGGCTTTGGGCCCCCCGACAAGCCCGGCAGCCACGCCgggaacagcagcaagcccGACCGCGGCTCCGGGGGCATCCTGAAGAGCAAGACCTTCTCGGTGGCCTACGTGCTGGTGGGGGCAggtctgctgctgctcctgctctccatcTGCCTCAATATCCGTGACAAGAAGAGGCAGAGCGAAGACTTGGCCATCACTCACGTGCAGCGCCAGGTGTCTGCGGAGCCCTCGCAGCAGGAGGACAG TCAAGAAGAAGATGAAGACATCTCTTCCCAGTACTACGTGCCCAGCTACGAGGAGGTGATGAACACGGGCTACTCTGAGCCCAGAGACTCGGACAGGAGCAACAGgctcagcatctccctgccctCCTACGAGTCCTTGGCGGGGCTGGATGACAGCAGCCAGGCCCCGGGAGCCGCGGGCACAGAGCCCAGCCCGGAGAGGCAGCCCAGCCGGCACAGCTCCCGCCTCAGCAAGCGCCTGAAGCCCCTCAAGGTCCGCAGGATCAAATCAGAGAAGCTGCACCTGAAGGACATCAGGCTAAATCTGGCACAGGGCAACAGCAGTGTCCCTATCACAATAGAGCCCCTCACCCCTCCGCCCAAGTACGAGGAGATCCAGGAGAAAATGCCAGCGAGCCAGcaaatgccttaa
- the TMEM51 gene encoding transmembrane protein 51 isoform X2 has protein sequence MAQSRANGSHYALTAIGLGMLVLGIIMAVWNLVPGFGPPDKPGSHAGNSSKPDRGSGGILKSKTFSVAYVLVGAGLLLLLLSICLNIRDKKRQSEDLAITHVQRQVSAEPSQQEDSQEEDEDISSQYYVPSYEEVMNTGYSEPRDSDRSNRLSISLPSYESLAGLDDSSQAPGAAGTEPSPERQPSRHSSRLSKRLKPLKVRRIKSEKLHLKDIRLNLAQGNSSVPITIEPLTPPPKYEEIQEKMPASQQMP, from the exons ATGGCCCAGTCCCGGGCCAACGGGTCCCACTACGCCCTGACAGCCATCGGGCTGGGCATGCTCGTCCTCGGCATCATCATGGCTGTGTGGAACCTCGTGCCCGGCTTTGGGCCCCCCGACAAGCCCGGCAGCCACGCCgggaacagcagcaagcccGACCGCGGCTCCGGGGGCATCCTGAAGAGCAAGACCTTCTCGGTGGCCTACGTGCTGGTGGGGGCAggtctgctgctgctcctgctctccatcTGCCTCAATATCCGTGACAAGAAGAGGCAGAGCGAAGACTTGGCCATCACTCACGTGCAGCGCCAGGTGTCTGCGGAGCCCTCGCAGCAGGAGGACAG TCAAGAAGAAGATGAAGACATCTCTTCCCAGTACTACGTGCCCAGCTACGAGGAGGTGATGAACACGGGCTACTCTGAGCCCAGAGACTCGGACAGGAGCAACAGgctcagcatctccctgccctCCTACGAGTCCTTGGCGGGGCTGGATGACAGCAGCCAGGCCCCGGGAGCCGCGGGCACAGAGCCCAGCCCGGAGAGGCAGCCCAGCCGGCACAGCTCCCGCCTCAGCAAGCGCCTGAAGCCCCTCAAGGTCCGCAGGATCAAATCAGAGAAGCTGCACCTGAAGGACATCAGGCTAAATCTGGCACAGGGCAACAGCAGTGTCCCTATCACAATAGAGCCCCTCACCCCTCCGCCCAAGTACGAGGAGATCCAGGAGAAAATGCCAGCGAGCCAGcaaatgccttaa
- the LOC104693367 gene encoding uncharacterized protein LOC104693367: protein MGIPEGKGNGEERGWARRAFPKSSGCFQLKSYTATIGSHRGADIVLQVGPRQLSILKRAVVWTEGKEEDVLESSALSAEVPVYAGIDDQKRGLAKQGQTWSHLQQRSLPVPCLLPVRRCGRSSCSPGILRLRQQLRPSGLQLPPRHLCQQLPGPKRGRQGEAGGHPELRHRGSILRAGAGRGCPVSTSVSGNGASAVRGPPSLGTPEVDLLLREKGEKLLEKEMGHLSGLETESKGKNVVIRALQEEIAAMAKKLAQAAVRNEVELTQKLLTFNQELGAQTEEIKALREQINNLQKDLIQAFSQSSRE from the exons ATGGGTATTCCTGAAGGCAAGGGCAATGGAGAAGAAA GGGGCTGGGCAAGGCGAGCCTTTCCAAAGAGTTCGGGGTGTTTCCAGCTGAAATCCTACACCGCGACCATCGGGAGCCACAGAGGGGCCGACATCGTCCTGCAGGTAGGGCCGAGGCAGCTGAGCATCCTGAAACGAGCCGTGGTTTGGAcggaggggaaggaggaggatgtgCTGGAGTCCTCCGCGCTAAGTGCAGAGGTACCAGTTTATGCTGGGATTGACGACCAGAAAAGGGGCTTGGCAAAGCAGGGACAGACCTGGAGCCACCTCCAGCAGCGttccctgcctgtcccttgCCTGCTCCCAGTCCGCAGGTGTGGCAGATCGTCATGCAGCCCTGGAATTCTCCGCCTCAGACAACAGCTTCGTCCTTCAGGACTTCAACTCCCCCCACGGCACCTTTGTCAACAGCTGCCAGGTCCAAAACGCGGCCGTCAGGGTGAGGCCGGGGGACATCCTGAGCTTCGGCACCGCGGGAGCATCCTTCGAGCTGGTGCTGGACGGGGCTGCCCAG TCTCAACCAGCGTCTCAGGGAATGGTGCAAGCGCTGTGAGAGGacccccttccctggggactCCCGAGGTGGATCTCCTCCTGCGGGAGAAG ggtgagaagctgctggagaaggaaatgggTCACCTCTCTGGTTTGGAAACAGagtcaaagggaaaaaatgtggtGATAAGAGCCCTGCAGGAGGAGATCGCGGCCATGGCAAAGAAACTGGCCCAGGCAGCAGTGAGGAATGAGGTTGAGCTGACCCAGAAGCTGCTCACCTTCAACCAAGAGCTGGGAGCCCAAACTGAGGAGATCAAAGCCCTGAGGGAACAG ATCAACAACCTGCAGAAAGACTTGATTCAGGCtttcagccagagcagcagagaataa
- the MRPS16 gene encoding 28S ribosomal protein S16, mitochondrial codes for MTPWPLRLQLPAATARAHAKRFRPLYVIAARRARAVPPPWCSSGGRLLRGCRGGHVVIRFALGGCTNRPFFRIVAANSKRARDGKYLEQLGCLDPLPNAHGEKVAGLNLERLRYWLGCGAQLSRPAEKLLGLAGFLPLHPMTVTGAERLRRRRQREQQPEAAPADGPAEPGTAAGTAA; via the exons ATGACGCCATGGCCCCTCAGACTCCAACTCCCGGCAGCCACCGCGCGAGCCCACGCCAAGCGCTTCCGGCCCCTTTACGTCATCGCTGCGCGCCGCGCGCGGGCCGTGCCGCCGCCATGGTGCAGCTCG GGAGGCCGCCTCCTGAGGGGCTGCCGCGGCGGCCACGTCGTCATCCGCTTCGCCCTCGGGGGCTGCACCAACCGGCCGTTCTTCCGCATCGTGGCGGCCAACAGCAAGCGCGCCCGCGACGGGAAGTACCTGGAGCAGCTCGGCTGCCTTGACCCGCTGCCCAACGCGCACGGCGAGAAGGTGGCGGGGCTCAACCTGGAGCGGCTGCGGTACTGGCTGGGCTGCGGCGCGCAGCTGTCCCGGCCCGCCGAGAAGCTCCTGG GGCTGGCGGGGTTCCTGCCGCTCCACCCCATGACGGTGACCGGCGCTGAGAGGCTGCGCCGGCGACGACAGCGCGAGCAGCAGCCCGAGGCTGCCCCTGCGGACGGTCCGGCCGAGCCCGGCACCGCGGCCGGCACCGCGGCCTGA